The DNA sequence TTAAAACAGCCCATGATTCCTTTATCAGATGGAGTTTTGCTTTCTCTTTAAACCCGAGTTTAAACACGCTAGTCCCTTGTTCGATATAATGCTTAAACTTTGCTGTGTTTGAGGTAGAAAAGTTATTGCCCCATTCTTGTTCAACGGTGTTTTGAGTGTGCTTTACGCCTGTCGTAGTCCACTTGGACGTGCTCGTGTGAGTGACGCTATatacacacaaaacacaacCCGATTTACCCGATCTTCCCCGCCGGGCGTCTGTTCGCTTAGCTTGTGTTTCGCCTCCAGAGTCCTGAAGGAAGTATGAACCGTGCAGGTTAAGAGCGTAAAGCTCTAATTTCTCAAGGCGGTGGGAGCGCCGCCTGCGTGTTTGAAACCCACGCGTGACTGCGCGTGTGCAGCGTCTGGCCGCAGGTACGCGGTGTTAAGGACCGTCGGCGGGTAAATACTGAGGGGGACTCGCTCTTCGTCTCTTCCTGTATTGCAGAAAACAGGTTGAAGGTGGAGTAGCGGGGAGAGACACCAGCTGCATGACGCGAAGgagtgttttcattttcactgtttCCACTCGTAGGTGCGGGAGCTGAGCTGTGGTCCGTCAGGGTTCACCGGCAACGGGTTCCAGTATAGTTTTTGTGGGTGTGTTCAGGCTGTGGGGCGACAGACATGGAAAGAGACGTCGCCCGGGCTAAGCGAAGCAGCATCACGCAGCCCCCCACCGCTCACCGGGCCGAAGAAAACCCGACCGCAGTTCGGACGTTTTCCCGGACCGGCTCGGAAGTGGGGCTGTTCGTGGATAAGAGTTTCCCCGTGCACTACAACTCCAAACTAGTGTGGAAAAGACCCAAGGTAACTCGCGTGACTGTAATTTTTAAGTTTAATCAAGTTAGcgttttgtaatattttattacgTGGATTGgcatgctatatacagtaccttgcagaTACGTTCATATTTGCCTCTAGCTGACGTGGACTTGTCAGGGCAGAGAGTAACTCGCAGTTTCGTGTCTCAGCCGCCGTGCTTCCAGCGCCGAAGATAGAAGCAAAATACTGTCCCGGCATTCCGCCTGAGCGTCTGCGCTCAGGACTTAGAACAGGCAGCcgctctttacacagagagcagTGGGTGTGTGGAACAGCGGGTCTGTCCATGCTGGATGACCCCACAGCTGTCACCTGATCCATTCAGAAAAGGCCGGGATGGGATTCTGGGACTGATAAACTGCTGAAGAGCCACTTTGAAGAGAGGGTGAAGGGAGTTAAACCTTTTGGCTGCCTTGGTAATTTCTTTGCGGGCTACATAAAAGATCTGTGTGTGTTGTCATGTTTGAGCTGGAGGTGTGGCTGTGGCTTCGCTGAGTGCTGACTGCTGCAGGTGTCACAGATCTGGAAACAGATGCCCGAAGGTGTGTGTGCACAAACACGGGGAAATTATTCATCACCGTCGATAAAAAGCGATGGTGGAGCAGAACTGGCCAATGCAATTCAGTGCAACTCTGCATTTAACCTTGAATCGCTCCCCTGTTGCGACCGGGGAAGCCTGGAGTCGTCGAATTTGATCTCTCTGCAGGAATGCAGCACAGCGCTCTGGCACAGGCCAGTACAGGCTCTGCTGCTCCCCTCCAGACACGCAGCTCGGGCCTGGCACAGCGGACCCCTCCCCCCCGTGTGTTTCAGGGTGAACACCCACCCAGGTGGACCGAGCCGCTTCAGTCAGCACCTGCCTCAGGCCCTGCTACAGAGTGGGGGGCTGTGTCAGCAGGCGCAGGCTACAATGAACGATTCAAGGGTTTATTCCTGTGCTGAAAGGccagcgtttcggctgtggagccttcctccGGTGTGGGAAACAGAGGGAAGAGAGGGAAGTCAGCAGGGGAGAATAAAAGCCGGGAGTGGAGAGGAGGCAGAGTGGACACTGGGGGGGCGTGAAGCCGAGAGAGGGGTGAAATCAAAGCCTGCAGATGAttagagaggattagaaggaaacgAGTCTGTCgctgagagaagggggaaggtgtgatcctcgTTTCAGGAACATTTCGCTTTCGGATGTCTTTCTGCGTTGAAagcgttgtgtttcttttcttcccttttcagcatgggaacaaaccttttcttgttcctttgcagcctgcgcctgCTTCTGTAAAATCCACAAGAGCAAGCTATTCCAGGTGCATGTGTGTTTGTGCTTCCTTCATTTTATGCCTGGTGTTGTGCTGTGTATAAAGTGTCCTCCTGTCAACAGGAATTGGTTCAGTTCAGTAGGGATGCCCTTGATTGCATTCTATAGGAAACTCGTCAGGTTTAATGGGTTTGACTAAATTCAGTTTTCTCCTGCTTACCGATTCCTTTTTTCGCTTTTCCTTGATTTCTTCTCTCAGGACATCTGTGTGTCTCCGAAGTTCATTGTTGACGGCGCAACAAGGACAGACGTTTGTCAGGGAATACTGAGTGAGTCGATATTGTCTTAAACGTCCAGCTGGCTAGTTTACAGCTTGCAAAAATCCACTAAGGTTTCATACACTGTGTCAATTCTGCAGAATACTgtgttgttttgaaaaacatttgaatgcctTTTAACTTTGCAAAAGGATGTGTCATGCCGTCTCTCTCTCCGGGCTGTGGGGACATGGTGCCGACGCCAGAGTGTCTCGGCCCGTCTCTCTCCGGGCTGTGGGGACGTGGGGCCGACGCCAGCGTGTCTCTCTCTGGGCAGTGGTGACATGCTGTTGTTGGTTTGCAGGTGATTGCTGGTTCCTGTCAGCTGTggcctctctctcccagcaCAGAGCCCTGCTGGAGCGCGTTGTCCCCGAAGGGCAGGGATTTGACCGCGAGTATACCGGCTGCTTCCGCTTCCAGGTCAGTCCTGAGACGCCCTGCTCCTCTGTTAGTCCATTGGGAACCTTGACTGGTGCCACCCGCGGGCTGCAGATCAGTTTTTCTAAGCCCTGCCATTCCGACGCAGGACAGGGGCTGTAACTGAACCACAAACCAGGGGCACTGCGCTCCCAAGCTTTGAAAGGCACAGGACTTTGGCTCTTGTTTTGTGACCATGTTGAAGAGGCTCCTGTTTCTTGCTGTTTCTAGTGTAGTTCAGtgcctatgcagacggtataatccagaagtaagTGCAGTAGGACAACGGGGAGGAGATGATGAGGATCAGGAGAGGTTGatgaacaggggggcgtgacgacagtgaactggtgctcggggggcgtggccAAGGCGAACAAGCCCAAGGAGTCCAGGGGAGAAATCCGGGGAGAAGTCCAAGGTCCaaaaccgggtgatccatccgaGATGAACACGAGACAAGGTTAAAAACCGGGATCCGGTATAGGGACAGGGAACAGGGAATAAAAACGGGATGACGAGGCTaggcgctctgagccccagactcagCTGGCTCGGGATGCTGATAAGAGGCCTGTGCCCTCAAGCCACGGACATAGGGCGACGTGATGGTAGGCTGGCCTCCGGgcatccgtcttccaatgctgaACCCAGGGAAGGGAGAGCGTCTGGCTTAATTAAGGACGGGCCGGACTGGGGGCAGGTACTCGTAATCAGCAAAATAagaaagagccggagcacccttaagaggagggattatgaTCGAGAAACACATCAGGGGGGACATTGCTCTGCGTTTGACATCCTGTGTTCCTTTGTAGTTCTGGCAGTATGGAGAGTGGAAGGAAGTGGAGGTGGACGACTTCCTGCccacggagggcggccagctgGTGTACCTCCACTCGGCGGAACGGGACGAGTTCTGGAGTGCGCTGCTGGAGAAGGCCTACGCCAAGTCAGTCTCCGTCCTCGCTCCCGGCACTTCCCTGCGCCGCGGCAGCCTGTGTGTTTCGGGGTGAACACCCCCCCCGGGTGCACTGGGACCCCCACAAATTCCCAACAGCACGTCCGTGGCCTGTGGTGCCAGTGCAGTCTTTCTCAGTCAGCCCCCACTTCAGGCCCTTCTGGAGCACGCTATTCCAGATGCCCGTCTGCATGTGTGTTTGTGCTTCCTGCGTTTTAAGCCTGGTGTTGTGTtgggtacagtatatagtagccTTCTGTCGACTTTCTTTTGCACTCTCATGCTCCTGGCATCTGTTGATGGTCTGGCAGCTGACCCACTCAGACTCCCACTCCACAGCAGTCTGAACCAGGACAGGGTTTCCCAGCTGCAGGGCTCTTGTTCATGAGCCTATTCCATGTGTGGGACGCATCATGCGTGCTGCTCGTAAATTGAAAGACAAAGTTAGACAATTGATCCTTTTAATCCTCCTGGAGATTTAATCTATATTTAATCTTCCTCTGCAGTATATGTTTAAGTTAAAAGGTTGCACTTCTTGGGGATTTAGCAGTCTACTAAGACTTGCTCACATAATCAATTGGGTGAAAATATCACTTCTCTGTAACAGTTACAGATTTGTTCCCAGAGCTTAACAAGACACTAACAGATCCCCTCTCTTTGGTAGGGAAATCTGCTCGTAACACTGTCGCCTTTTAATTGGAGGCTAGAAGACAAACGGACGATTCCCAACGTTAGTTTGAATGAAGGCACGCCCAGTTTCCCCTTGAACCCGACAGTGACAGTGGAAGTCTCTCTCGGTCAAACCCGTCTGGCCAGCCTGCTACATCTTCCTTCTTACCCGTATCTAATGTGACAGAGGCTAGTACTCCCAGTGCAAAGAGATAATTATTCAAATCTGATCTGTAAAATTTAAATCCCTCGTCCCAGTGTGGCAGGTGATCTCACCCTGAGATCTTCACTATCAGGAAGACTTGAAGACTTGGGTCTGAGCAGACAGCCAGCCTGTCTTCTCTGAGTTACTGTTCACAGGGAACTGGTGTCCACAGGGGATGCCAGTTCCTTCATTTCCTCTTGAGCTGCTTGTGGAGTGCTCCATCGCTGCCCCCTGGTGGCTCCACCCTGTTTTCACATACCTGCCCTGTTGCAGGgaccttaaaaaaaaaggtttttgctCCAGCCCAAAGCTCTGTTTCAGGCTTTCCCCTTGTTACAGGAAAACCGCAGCTACCTTGCCTCAATGGTTCCCGTGGAAATTATGAGGCAGCTCATTTAAGACGGAGAATAGGTGCCACTTCCttgcacaaagggtggtgggagtctggaacgagCTGCTCACCCCTTGTTGACTGAGCActccatgctgttgaagctcaCTGTCCTTTACATTCCTGGTGATGCTTTGTTTCTGTGTACGGCAGGGTTGTGTGCATCGAAATAATAGTGCAAACTACAACCTTTGACTCTTCGAACGCTGTCTGTGTGCACTTGCTGGATTTGGGTGTGATGGCGATGACGGTTTTAACAGGCTCTTCGCCCAGTTTTCCTGTtcgtcctgtgtgtgtgtctccaggcTGAAGGGCGGGTACCAGGCTCTGCAGTTGGGCTTCCCTCACGAGGCCTTAGTGGACATGACGGGGGGCGTGACCGAAATCTTCaccatcccactgctgccacctGACCTCGCGGGCTTCCTCCGCCCGCTGCTGGAGAAGGGTGCGCTCATCAACTGCGTCAACACTCAGGTGGGTACTCGCTGCCCAGCGGGCGCCAGTTCAGACAACCACCTGTTTGTCTTGTTGCGCTGTGGGTATGCGCGCCTGTCGTTTCTGCTGTCTCGGTTTTAGCTGGTTCCTGTGACAGCGGGCATCTCTGACTCCACCCCCCCAGCCAGGGGAGTCTTGCAGGCGATTGGAGGAGGAAAGAGGGGGGCGGGGCTTTCCACCTGAAAGCCTGCAGATAATATCAGGACAAGCAGGATTAGTGATGTTAACAAACTGCTGCTGCCAGCAATTTGCAGGAGCTCCATATTGGCCATATTTCTAAATCATTCTAAATCAGCGTATagcatgtgtgtacagtatattttatagcTCTGGCACCTATTTCACAAAAGAAATGTGTGGATTCTGTCTGGAGATTCCCAAATAAAGCAAATAGGAACAAGCAAATAAAGTTGCAGGAACGGCTGAACTTCCTCTCTCTGCTTTGTGTGTTTTACAGGGGGAAATGGAGAAGAAGAATGAGCAGGGCATCCTCTTCAAGCATGCCTACTCTGTCACCGGCCTGGAGAAGGTGACCCCTACTGGCCATTACTGGCACTGCAGCTCTGCAAACACTCCCCAATCACCACGAAAAATCAGAATTTCCTCTCTTTGTGTAACTCGTGGTTTATTTTAAGAAGTTTATTGTTGTGGGAGTGCCCTTTTGACTGTCCTGCTTTTGGGAGCTGTCGGAGTCCCTGATGTGCAAGCTGACTGTGCAGGCCAGAGGAAGTTTTAAATGCTTTCGATAGCCGTGTCTCACAACTTAGTTTGCACACAGAAAGCTGACAAGAATAGCTGTGTAACTGCTCGTTTTTCATAGgtattttctgttccttttaTCACATTACTATAATGCTGTGATCTCAATTCTAAAGGCACTGTCTACTGGCCCTGCAGGGTCATGTAGTGAGCccacctgcagacacacataAGGAAAGGGGACAGTCCAGTTCACTATGAGCCCTTTAAAAATGTCTCCTCTGTAACTGGAATTAGGTGGGAACCTGTCACTATGTCTGTGCATGAGCACCCTCTCCCCTCTGCCTTCTGTCTCTGCCCTCTCTTTTACCTCTtggtctccctctctctaccaCTTTCTCTGTGTCCCTCCTTCCGTTTTGTCTAACTTGAACCATGCTTGCCGTCTCCCCCTCCACCTTCCCATTCTGTTCGCTCGCTCTTGCTCAGGTGAGGTGTTACTTGGGGGAGGCTGACCTGGTGCGCGTGAGGAACCCCTGGGGTCACACAGAGTGGACGGGCCCCTGGAGCGACAACAGCTGGTATGACCGATGGCAAAGGGCTGGGAGACACAGCATGCAAGGGGAGAAGAGGCCAGTCAGAGCAGTGATCAGACAGGCACAGACACAGAGTAGATAGACACAGGCGCACAGCAGTGACCACAAACACAGAGCCAGAACAGATAGACAGACGCATAGTAGATAGACACAGGCGCACAGCAGTGACCACAAACACAGAGCCAGAACAGATAGACAGACACAGAGTAGATAGACACAGGCGCACAGCAGTGACCACAAACACAGAGCCAGAACAGATAGACAGACGCATAGTAGATAGACACAGGCGCACAGCAGTGACCACAAACACAGAGCCAGAACAGATAGACAGACGCAGAGTAGATAGACACAGGCGCACAGCAGTGACcacaaacacacagagccaGAACAGATAGACAGACGCAGAGTAGATAGACACAGGCGCACAGCAGTGACCACAAACACACAGAGCTAGAACAGATAGACAGACGCAGAGTAGATAGACACAGGCGCACAGCAGTGACCACAAACACACAGAGCTAGAACAGATAGACAGACGCAGAGTAGATAGACACAGGCGCACAGCAGTGACCACAAACACACAGAGCTAGAACAGATAGACAGGCGCAGAGTAGATAGAAACAGGCGCACAGCAGTGACCACAAACACAGAGCCAGAACAGATAGACAGACGCAGAGTAGATAGAAACAGGCGCACAGTAGTGACcacaaacacacagagccagaacagatacacagacacagagtagatagacacaggagcacagaacagatacacagacacagagtAGGTAGACACAGGTGCACAGCAGTGACCACAAACACACAGAGCTAGAACAGATAGACAGACACAGAGTAGATAGACACAGGCGCACAGCAGTGACCACAAACACAGAGCCAGAACAGATAGACAGACGCAGAGTAGATAGACACAGGCGCACAGCAGTCAGATACAGCAGTGTTTGCGCacagcacaaacacacagagccaGAACAGATAGACAGACACAGAGTAGATagacacaggagcacagcagTGGCTAGAAACACAGAGCTAGAACAGATACATGGGAGTACAGAACAaatacacagacacagagtagatagacacaggagcacagcagTGACCGGTGACACAGGAGTACAgaacagatacacagacacagagtAGATAGACACAGGAGCACAGAACAGATACACAGAGTAGATAGACACAGGAGCACAGAACAGATACACAGAGTAGATAGACACAGGAGCACAgaacagatacacagacacagagtagatagacacaggagcacagaacagatacacagacacagagtagatagacacaggagcacagcagTGACCAGTGACACAGAGCAGTGACCAGAAACACAGGCACAGAGCAGGGATTAGATATATCATTCAGGATGCTATGCACTGTGCAGGTTTCCATGTTATTGAAAGGACATTGCTGTAACAATTACCCAGGCACGAAGGATATGAAGGTCCTACCCCTCTGTATCAAAGGAACTGAATGTCAGGGCTTGAATAAACGAGATCATGGGGGGGCTTGCCTTCCGTAAGGTTATTAAGAGTCCGCCTGGAGCAGTGGCTTTAGGGTCAGTGATGACATAAAGACCCAGGGGACAAAGGTGGGGCGTAAGTGGAAGTGTGTAAGGACTCAGGACTGGAGGGCAGCAGAGCATGAGCTTCACACAGCCGGTGCAGCCAGTGGAGTGTCTGGGCTGGTAGACAGGAGGGCCTGGACCTCATCTGGAGCTTCAGTGCAGAGGCAATAAggatgtgttgtgtgttgtctCTGCAGGTTGGAATGGGCCAAGGTCAGCGCCGAGGAGCAGGCCAGGGTGCAGAGGGTGCAGCAGATAGATGGGGAGTTCTGGTGAGCTCTGCCCTGTGACCTACACGTTGGTGTTCCTCTTGCAAACCCGGCCCTGTCATGTTCAGACCAGCAGCCTTGCATGAAATGCATTGGAATACCCCTTGCTGAGGCGTGATTATGAAGGACTACTGTAGCTCGAGGAGGAAAGGGACTCACGCGCAGTGCGGTGTGAGCCCTGGGGCAGTTGAAACCTGGGCGAAGCAGCCTGGGATTCCCCAAGAGACGGCACCCGGCTCGGTGCCACAGCGGTCGGGCAGACTGCAGAGCTGACCCGATTCGGCTTCAGTGCAGCAGCAACTCCTGCAATTTGCCAAAATGCCTACACACCTCTCAGTGATGTCCGCGAGAGACACACTGCCCCTCCTGTCGGGCGCTGAGCAGCTCGCCGTGCGTCAGAGAGACGATGGGCTCCGACAGGCGGGCCTCTCAGGATAAAGCCTGTCTATAGGTGCTCATCCCACCCCTGGAGTTCTCACAGTCTTCAAGTCTTCTTCAGAGAATCAATTTACAGATTCCAGGTGGGGCGGGTGTACAGTAAAGCTGAAAAACAAGGGTATTTACTTTAACCCTTGGAGATGGAAGCCCAAAAGGTTTAGAAATTGTCCAAAGAAGTTCCAAGATCAAAACCCGTAGAGTCCCCTTTCCCAGTATGCGCAGGCTTTCTGTGTCGATGGTGTGCATGGCTGGACACAGAGGGTGGGGTGTCTGTAACTTCCGGTGCCGGTCTGGGGTTTTGTTCAGGAATTCTTCCCGCTgtttctctctcccccctccctctccatTTCCGTGCAGGATGGAGGTGTCTGACTTCCAGCGCAATTTCAACATGATGGAGGTTTGCCACCTGAGCGACAGCACCCTGAGCGGGCCGGGCGCCGTAACCCGGCCCTGGGAGTGTGCCACCCACCACGGCAGCTGGGTGCCTGGCATCTCCGCAGGGGGCCCCCCCAGCGTCGCGGGTGAGGGGGGACAGGAGCACGGCCCAGGACCTGCTCTCCGAACTCAGGGGGGCTCGGAGGCCGGTCCTCCGTGCCGGCGATGAGGTCTGAAGCAGAACTTTAGGAGGAGCTGAGGGTTTTAAGGAGAGGTAGTCTCCGGATGTACAGTGTAAGCTTGAGATGTTTTATCTGAGGGACCCTGGTTTTGGGGAGATGGGTCAGAAGTGATTTCTCACCTTCATACCGCTCGGGTCTGGAATTCTGAAGGAGAGGTCGGCTGTGCAGGGTGGAATGTAGCTTAGAGGAAACCTACAAAGTTGCCTCCATTCCCAGTTTAATGAGCTACAGACCCTGTCATCACAACACATGAACAACACAGCCAGCTGTCTTTATTCGAATTCTCCTGATTTGAAGTAGCCAGCCACGATTGGTTCTCGCATCTCGGCTTGGCTTGTTTTGGTTCGTCTGTATTCTTACACACaaggaggaagggggggggcAGACTTCCAGCCACTCGGATTTTGATACGTCGCCAGAATGTGCCGAAGGATCCTCACCGATTCGAGGAGAGGTGCCTCCCTCACCGACGAGTGTCACGCGCTTGCGAGAGCCCAGGATGCTACAGGGGTGAGAGCCCTGGCTGTTTAAACCGAGCCTGCCCTACCCGCCCTGGGACACCCCCGTGCTCAGAGAGCTCAGCCTGAGCACGGACGTGCGTCGTTACTAGTTGAGCCACTAGGGAGGCACAGATATACCATGTTCGCACATAATCAAAACGCAGAGATCCAAGCCCTTGGTCCCTTTTATTGTAGCACCACCTGAACCCAAAGAGTGGATTCACACCTGCACCTGGGTCCCATCCCGGAAGATCCTGTCAGCTTGTTTGTAAGACACTTCAGACACGAGCAGGGACCTGCAGTATCCCCTGGGATCCTGAGAAAGAAACACCTAATGAAAAGCAATGGTCAGTACTCGGGGCACCTTGAGGAGCAGTACCAAAAGTAGATTCCAAGGGCATAATTGGAGCCTGAAGGGGAGCACATTTATGACGTTTATGAAGTCAGGAA is a window from the Lepisosteus oculatus isolate fLepOcu1 chromosome 3, fLepOcu1.hap2, whole genome shotgun sequence genome containing:
- the LOC102688500 gene encoding calpain-1 catalytic subunit, encoding MERDVARAKRSSITQPPTAHRAEENPTAVRTFSRTGSEVGLFVDKSFPVHYNSKLVWKRPKDICVSPKFIVDGATRTDVCQGILSDCWFLSAVASLSQHRALLERVVPEGQGFDREYTGCFRFQFWQYGEWKEVEVDDFLPTEGGQLVYLHSAERDEFWSALLEKAYAKLKGGYQALQLGFPHEALVDMTGGVTEIFTIPLLPPDLAGFLRPLLEKGALINCVNTQGEMEKKNEQGILFKHAYSVTGLEKVRCYLGEADLVRVRNPWGHTEWTGPWSDNSWLEWAKVSAEEQARVQRVQQIDGEFWMEVSDFQRNFNMMEVCHLSDSTLSGPGAVTRPWECATHHGSWVPGISAGGPPSVAGRYWLNPQFRMTLLEEDDDPSDPALTCSFLVALMQKHQRQKGVTLDIGLHIYQVSTNKMYLPSWDLARAQPLIGTPQYNQQREVVIRSALAPGHYIIIPSTSMANQEGEFVLRVYTEKGNKAVPADKVSSDLRDKFPTPAVSVLPSQDAARELFMKHAAAGGRCGAVELQGLLKEVIVTGALAGSREGFCLERCKSFVALMDTRGLGRLELEEFEALWEKFRKWTDIFVHFDKNRSQSLDYPEIIPALQAAGLQVDDFVLQLIGLRYTDPDLTISYPGFLHLLLKLDIMIGRFHSFHTLGNGTITLHYRQWLHSTMYN